The nucleotide sequence GTGTCTGGAAACGTACCTTCCAACAACCGTGAATAGAATAAGATGTTGCCAAAGCGGAAGAGTGCTTGATTGTCAGCAATTAAGATGTCTACTGGAGCTGACTTGTCAGGAAGTACCTTCGCCAAATCTAATAAGCTCTTGCCCGCAATGATGATATTAGATAGCCTGAGATCTGATTCGATCTTGATCGAATGACTAGCGAGCCTGTGCCGATCCGTTGCGCGGAACTGAAGTTTGCCATCAGATAGCGCCATCAACACCCCGTTAAGCACTGGTGTACTCTCATTAGTCGATACTGCGAATGCTGTGGAGTTGATCAGTTCGACGAGTTGATCTGAAGGTATCGCGAGTGTGTCGGTTTTTCGAATGTTAGGTAGCTGAGGGAACTCTTCAGGATCCATCCCAGCCATATCAATCTCTGACTTGCCAGATACAATCCTCGCATTTAGACCATTGACCTCGACAACAACCTCATCCTTTGGTAGTTTCTTGACGATCTCTATGAGGAACTTTGCAGGAAGAACAATGCTTCCGGTAGTTTGTACCTCACCTAGCGTTCCAATCGCTGTATCGAGCGCTATGCGACTCTGGATGGATAGCGTTTGATCACTCGCGGTTAACGTGACCGCATCGTGATCGGCTGTTACCTTGATGCCACCTAGAATCGGTATTGTTGTTCTGCCTGAGATTGCCTTTGAAACGTGCTGGATAGCTGTATTGAGTGCGTCACGCTTAATTGTGAATTTCATCCTGTTTCCTTCCCTTCTAAAATTCCTTGTATGACTTCTAATTGATAAGGCAGGTTATCTAGTGTCGGGAGCAGTTCGCGGTACAGGTAGACGTTGAGAGCTACTCGAGCGATGATATAGGCATCTATGACGTTATGAGACTTGTGGGTATATCCGAAGTGTTCCAGCACTGCAGCTCGCACTGCAGCCTTCTTCTCTTTGTCGTTCAATCTGCGTTTACTTCCCTTGTCACCAGTCCAACCAGTAACTCCGACATACTTCTTAGTAGAAGTTGGATTTAATAGATTGAACGTCATTCCCTTGCGGTGTACCATTGTCCGCAATCCACCGTGGATCATGCCAGTAGTGATACCCTTCTGAGTTCCCATTGCTGCACCCTCAAGGACGATCTCATCACCAGGATTGAGCAGTCGATAGAGATTGTTCTCAAGAGAGACAAGCTTCTCTGTCGTGATGCCACCTTTCTCTGACTTTCCCTCACCCTTGACTTCTAACTCTTCCAGCACATTTCCGTGAATGTCGAGTGCCACAAAACCAGTTACTGTAGCAGGGTCGATTCCGACGAAACGCATTGTCCCTCACTCCTTCTCACTGCCATCATCGATTTCGACCAAGGAATGCGATGTGTGATCTTAAAGTAAAGGGGGCGCTGCTCGGCTTCTGTGCCTTGTCCACCACTCCCAACGTAATACCTGAGCGCTTCTTTTCTCAATGCATCACGATGGGTCATGCAGACCGGAACACGCGCCCACGTTTCACTTGCTAGTACAGTGCATTCAGGTATCTTGCATTGCTCATCATTCATATGATTTCATCCTTTCCGATCAGCCCTAGCTCCTCAT is from Candidatus Cohnella colombiensis and encodes:
- the dnaN gene encoding DNA polymerase III subunit beta; this encodes MKFTIKRDALNTAIQHVSKAISGRTTIPILGGIKVTADHDAVTLTASDQTLSIQSRIALDTAIGTLGEVQTTGSIVLPAKFLIEIVKKLPKDEVVVEVNGLNARIVSGKSEIDMAGMDPEEFPQLPNIRKTDTLAIPSDQLVELINSTAFAVSTNESTPVLNGVLMALSDGKLQFRATDRHRLASHSIKIESDLRLSNIIIAGKSLLDLAKVLPDKSAPVDILIADNQALFRFGNILFYSRLLEGTFPDTSKIIPHEFKTEVVIDTKLINDAIDRAYLLSREEKTNIVRLATIEEDGSEGIEIMSSSTQIGKVLEQLPVKDFIGEQLKVAFNSKYVLDALKVIDSEETFVGFNGPMSPIIIKPNGSEDALHLVLPYRTTN